CGCGCATGGTGATGGCCTGGTGGGGCACAATCCCCAGATCGCTGAAAGAAACCGCGAATTCGCAGCGCGTGCCGCCACCCGGTGTGGCATCGCCCCAGGGTTCGTCCAGGGCCAGCGTTTTGAGATAGACGCCCGCGCCGTTCAACAGGGAGACGGTAACCGAGGAACGTTGCGCGTTGGAGGTGTAGATCACTACCAGTTGGCGATCAACCGCCTCCTGGTAATCGCCGTTGTTGTTGATATCGAACTGCACCAGGTAAACGATCGGCGGACGGTTGACCTCATCCCACTTCTCCAGCATCAGGTAGAGCGTGGGGTCGTTGGGGTTGGTACCCCAGTACAGGGCGCGAATATCGCCCTGGCCATTGCTTTTGGAGGCATCGCCCTGCGGATCGGAGATAAAGGAACGTCCGCTCCAATCACCGAACTCACCGTCCAGGACGATCGGGCCGGCAGCACGCGCTGCTGGCGCGGCAAGGAGCACCGCCAGGGCGCATGCCACGCCCAGCACGCGTCCGATCCATGTACGCCACGCTCTAGTGATCATGGCTCGGCTCCGTGGCAAGGTCCAACGCGGCGAAGGGCCAGGAGTAGTCCGGCGCCGGTTGTGTATGTTCTATGCGTCCCCGACGGCGCTGCAGCGTCCAGGCCAGGCCGGCGAGGCCGAGGAGCGAAGCCAGCCCGCCCAGCCGGTGGATCGCCGTCGACTCGACGCGCAGCTCCACAACATGCCGACCCGCCGGCAGGTCGGCAACAAGCAATTCCTCCAGAGAGATAGGCGTGATCGGCTGCCCATCCAGCCAGATGCGCAGGCCGTCCTGCATGGCAACCGGCACTAACACCAGGCCGGGGCGTGGCAGCTCCAGCTCCAAGTGATAGCCGCTGGTATGCGCTGCGTAGCGCTGCAGCGGCAGGCGTTGCAGTGCCGGCAGCGCTTCCGGCTGCAGCCGCAGCGTCTGGGCCAGCACCTGCAGCGCGCCCGGATGGCGTGCAACAAGCGCATGAAACGGCAGGTTGGCGCCCACGAACCAGACGCGCGCCGTCGTCTGCCGATCGCTCGCCTGAACTGTACGCCAGCCCACCAGTGCCGGCGCCTGCTCGAGGTAGTCGAAGGTGCTCACCACGCCATCCAGGCCCTGCGGCGCTATCCCCAACCAGGGCTGATAGGCGCCGCTCAGCGGGCCCAGGTCGCGCGGCTGGCCATCGATCTGCGCCTGGAGCCGCCCCGACAACCATACCGGTTCGCCGTACACGCCCAAAAAGTAGGGCGAGCGCGCCAACGGATCGAGCGGGGCGCCGGTGAGATCGACAACCACATGCCCGCCCTGTAGCGCATAGTCGCGCACGAGCTGCTCGGCGCGCTGCCGATCGCGCCACTGAAAGCCGGAGAGCACCAGTACCGGGAAGCGGTGCAACAACGCGGGCGAGTAGTCATCGAGCACCGGCGAGCTGCCAACCAGCAAGGATGGGAACAGGACCGCAAGGTTGTGCGCGCCGCGACCGATCCCCAGCGCCTGCGGCTGGAGCAGCCAGGCACGTGGCGCGCCATCGCGATGCCACCATGCCAGGGAGGCACGCTGTTCGGCCAGGGCGAAGCCACCGGCGCGCAACATCTGCTCAGTTGAGGGTGGCATGCTGTGCCGATCCACCAGCGCATCGTCAACCCCCAGCAAGTCCAAGCGCGACAGCGCGTAGGCGCTCCACCCATGTTCCAGGGCCCAGTTCAGCGCGCTGATCAGCCGCGCCGTGGCCGCGCCCTGGTAGGCCCAGCCGAAGATCTGTTCGCGGCGCGCCTGGGCGCTGATGTAAAAGGCCGGCGCCGAGCCCAGCCGACTGAGATCAAGCGTAGCTTCGCGCCAGCCGGGAGCAGCACCGATGGCTGAGCTGAGCGTCGCAAGCTCGGTAGGCGGGGGGCGCAGGCGCGCCAGGCGCAGACTCGGCAGGGCATCCACTGCAAGCAGCGTGAGCGCGCCGATCAGCAGCCAGCGCCGCCGGCGGCCACCCTCGGCCAGCGCGGCGCAGCCGCCCAGCAGCAGCGCCGTGGTCCCCACGCTGAGAAAACGTTGCGGCCAGAACAGCGTATGCCCCGGCAACGCAAGGTAGAGCGGACGCAACGGCTCCAGCACCACCAGTGCGCTAAGGACGCCGCTCAACAACAGCGCGCGCGTCGCGGGTTGGCGCGCCAGGCGCCAGAGCAGCGGCAGCAGCAGCACCAGGCTCAGCCCCAGGTAGAGCGCTTCGGGATCACGCCAGCGGCGCAGCGGATCGAGCAGCAGCGTCGGCGCGACAAACACCAGCGATTCCTGTGTCGCCGTCGGATCAAGTGCTGTCAGACCACCCTGCAGGCTGGGCAGAAACCACCAGCCGGCCAGCAGCGTGCCCAGCGCCAACAGCCCAAGCGTCAGGCCAACGCTGCGTGCCGACGCGCCACCCAGGGCGCCCGCCAGCACGGCGATCAACGCCAGGCCCACCCCAAAGATCGCCGCCATCATGGCGTGGGTCAGCACCACCAGGGCAAAGGTCAGCGCCAAGCAGAGGCGTGGCCAGCGCGCAGCGGGTGTTTCCAGCACGCGTAAGGTGTGGTAGATCAACCAGGGCAAGAACGCGTTGCACAAGGTACGCGGCAGATTACCCTCGGCAAAAGCGACGCGCAGATGGTCGGGCAGCAGCACAAACAGCACGGCGGCGGCGCTTGCCAGCGGCCAGCCCCACCAGCGCCGGAAGCGCAACACGCCGAGCGCGCCCAGCAGCATCGTCGCGATGACAAACAGGTTAGCGGCCTGCAGCGGCGAGCAACCCAGTGCCAGCGCGCCGGCC
This is a stretch of genomic DNA from Kallotenue papyrolyticum. It encodes these proteins:
- a CDS encoding 6-pyruvoyl-tetrahydropterin synthase-related protein, which gives rise to MAPSAGNLRASLGPWLAVAGVVGAIALVGRDALRPDLAPWGSDTWGHLTHALHLREAWAAGDPLPRLFPGWYLGIQNLRYWGPLTYLLLAGALALGCSPLQAANLFVIATMLLGALGVLRFRRWWGWPLASAAAVLFVLLPDHLRVAFAEGNLPRTLCNAFLPWLIYHTLRVLETPAARWPRLCLALTFALVVLTHAMMAAIFGVGLALIAVLAGALGGASARSVGLTLGLLALGTLLAGWWFLPSLQGGLTALDPTATQESLVFVAPTLLLDPLRRWRDPEALYLGLSLVLLLPLLWRLARQPATRALLLSGVLSALVVLEPLRPLYLALPGHTLFWPQRFLSVGTTALLLGGCAALAEGGRRRRWLLIGALTLLAVDALPSLRLARLRPPPTELATLSSAIGAAPGWREATLDLSRLGSAPAFYISAQARREQIFGWAYQGAATARLISALNWALEHGWSAYALSRLDLLGVDDALVDRHSMPPSTEQMLRAGGFALAEQRASLAWWHRDGAPRAWLLQPQALGIGRGAHNLAVLFPSLLVGSSPVLDDYSPALLHRFPVLVLSGFQWRDRQRAEQLVRDYALQGGHVVVDLTGAPLDPLARSPYFLGVYGEPVWLSGRLQAQIDGQPRDLGPLSGAYQPWLGIAPQGLDGVVSTFDYLEQAPALVGWRTVQASDRQTTARVWFVGANLPFHALVARHPGALQVLAQTLRLQPEALPALQRLPLQRYAAHTSGYHLELELPRPGLVLVPVAMQDGLRIWLDGQPITPISLEELLVADLPAGRHVVELRVESTAIHRLGGLASLLGLAGLAWTLQRRRGRIEHTQPAPDYSWPFAALDLATEPSHDH